Proteins from a genomic interval of Rosa chinensis cultivar Old Blush chromosome 2, RchiOBHm-V2, whole genome shotgun sequence:
- the LOC112183451 gene encoding beta-galactosidase 17 produces the protein MKYSKSFHHHHNSSGVSSSNWSTMARKRSTRLTLFFFLLLLSLIAFGVFVPVFALLPSLSQSQNDQQHHPTTKSSPDYVRKFEISEDRFWKDGQPFQIIGGDLHYFRVLPEYWEDRLLRAKALGLNTIQTYVPWNLHEPRAGTSNFAGIADLVSFLELCQKLGFAVMLRPGPYICGEWDLGGFPAWLLAIKPALTLRSSDPAFLQLVERWWGSLLPKIAPLLYGNGGPIIMVQIENEYGSYASDKAYLHHLVSLARKHLGDEVILYTTDGGSRETLEKGTIRGDAVFSAVDFTTGDNPWPIFELQKEFNAAGKSPPLSSEFYTGWLTHWGEQNAQTDADFTAASLKRILERNGSAVLYMAHGGTNFGFYNGANTGSDESDYKPDLTSYDYDAPIRESGDVSNAKFKALRKVIEQYSSESLPPIPSDIEKKTYGSIHVSKTGNLFDMIHDFDVVESENPITMESVGQMSGFLLYVTEYAAKDYGGGNIVSIPKVHDRAQVFISCPSQDGHGKPTYVGTFERWSNQPLSLPNTKCLSKVSLYVLVENMGRLNYGPYIFDMKGILSSVYLDGRILRGWKMYLLPLINLNENPKVNPIIQATDSGFITMSTHKKLKPKSATASNEPAFYAGKFSISKQDKIKDTFISLSGWGKGIVTINNFNIGRFWPLKGPQCNLYVPAPILKHGENIVVIFELQAPNPDLVVHLVDQPDFTCGPSKSNLHQL, from the exons ATGAAGTATAGTAAGAGCTTTCACCATCACCATAATAGTTCAGGAGTGTCGAGCTCCAACTGGTCAACAATGGCCAGGAAGAGAAGCACAAGACTCaccttgttcttcttcctcctcctcctctctctcataGCCTTCGGGGTCTTTGTCCCTGTCTTTGCTCTTCTACCTTCTCTTTCCCAATCTCAAAATGACCAGCAGCACCATCCAACAACCAAAAGT AGTCCAGATTATGTCAGAAAGTTTGAAATTTCAGAAGACAGGTTCTGGAAAGATGGTCAGCCTTTCCAGATCATTGGGGGTGACTTGCATTATTTTCGGGTTCTTCCTGAG TACTGGGAAGATAGGCTGTTGAGAGCAAAGGCGCTGGGATTAAATACTATTCAAACTTATGTACCCTGGAACCTGCATGAACCAAGAGCTGGTACTTCGAATTTTGCGGGTATTGCAGATTTAGTGTCATTTCTCGAACTCTGCCAGAAGCTTGGGTTTGCTGTTATGCTTAGACCTGGGCCATATATATGTGGAG AGTGGGATTTGGGTGGTTTCCCTGCTTGGTTACTTGCCATCAAGCCAGCTCTCACACTAAGATCATCTGACCCAGCTTTCCTTCAATTG GTTGAAAGATGGTGGGGAAGCCTACTTCCAAAGATAGCTCCTCTTCTTTATGGAAATGGTGGTCCAATTATAATGGTTCAG ATTGAAAATGAGTATGGTTCATATGCAAGTGACAAAGCTTATCTTCATCACTTGGTCTCACTGGCTAGAAAGCACCTTGGGGATGAAGTAATTTT GTATACTACAGATGGAGGTTCTAGGGAAACTCTGGAGAAAGGAACAATTCGTGGAGATGCTGTCTTTTCTG CTGTTGACTTCACTACTGGTGATAATCCTTGGCCTATATTTGAGTTACAAAAAGAGTTCAATGCCGCAGGGAAATCACCGCCACTTTCTTC GGAGTTTTACACAGGTTGGCTAACACACTGGGGGGAGCAGAATGCGCAAACTGACGCTGATTTTACAGCAGCTTCCTTAAAAAGAATTTTAGAAAGAAATGGTTCTGCAGTGCTTTAT ATGGCACATGGAGGAACAAACTTTGGATTTTATAATGGAGCAAACACTGGTTCAGATGAGTCTGATTACAAGCCTGATCTCACTTCCTATGATTAT GATGCACCAATTAGGGAGTCTGGGGATGTGAGCAATGCAAAATTCAAAG CACTTAGGAAGGTTATAGAGCAATACAGTTCAGAATCTCTCCCTCCAATTCCATCCgatattgaaaagaaaacatacGGATCTATTCACGTATCAAAAACCGGGAATTTGTTTGATATGATTCATGATTTTGATGTGGTTGAATCTGAAAACCCAATAACAATGGAGTCGGTAGGCCAG ATGTCTGGATTTTTGTTATATGTAACTGAATATGCTGCAAAGGACTATGGTGGTGGAAACATTGTATCCATACCAAAG GTGCATGACAGAGCTCAAGTTTTTATATCATGTCCTTCTCAAGATGGTCATGGAAAACCAACATACGTTGGCACATTTGAAAGATGGTCGAATCAACCACTGTCCCTTCCTAATACTAAATGTCTCTCCAAAGTCAGCTTATATGTGCTG GTTGAAAATATGGGACGTTTAAATTATGGGCCATATATCTTTGACATGAAG GGTATTCTATCTTCTGTTTATCTGGATGGAAGAATTCTCCGTGGATGGAAAATGTACTTGTTGCCTCTAATCAACCTGAACGAGAATCCGAAAGTCAATCCCATAATTCAGGCTACAGATTCTGGATTCATTACAATGTCAACCCATAAAAAGTTAAAACCGAAGTCTG CAACTGCTTCAAATGAACCAGCATTCTATGCTGGAAAGTTTTCTATCAGCAAAcaagacaaaataaaagataCGTTCATATCATTGAGTGGTTGGGGTAAAGGAATTGTGActattaacaatttcaatataGGAAGATTTTGGCCG TTAAAGGGACCACAGTGCAACCTTTATGTTCCTGCTCCTATCCTTAAGCATGGGGAGAACATTGTG GTGATATTTGAGTTACAAGCGCCAAACCCTGATCTTGTGGTACACTTGGTCGATCAGCCAGACTTTACCTGTGGTCCAAGTAAATCGAATCTGCATCAATTGTAG
- the LOC112183452 gene encoding protein indeterminate-domain 7 produces the protein MKALQFQQQQQVDENMSNLTSASGDQASVSSGNRSTEIGTSNFSQQYFPPPPPHANSQGVKRKRNQPGNPDPDAEVIALSPKTLMATNRFICEICNKGFQRDQNLQLHRRGHNLPWKLKQRTSKEVRKKVYVCPEASCVHHDPSRALGDLTGIKKHFFRKHGEKKWKCEKCSKKYAVQSDWKAHSKTCGTREYRCDCGTLFSRRDSFITHRAFCDALAEESARAINPTTLQTLSSPPPLQPQPQNHMNLMGGGPHINFNPHGHDLHAYSAFMKKEQNDHQQISSFSSTNSLLPPWLASGPPPSATSIFSGNQDHHHHHHHDFQQNLELGPNPNPSLGPTLPQFQVPGAAAALSSPPHMSATALLQKAAQMGATMSSSSTSSGSVSVPAGVMARAHLSDFGGQVSAAGNGIGGGAVGGSVHHQQQQQQQASSLLHDMMNSLSSGTGFEGTSFEDAFGGILGNSKSKDGSRSGGADENGVVGGGEGLTRDFLGLKAMSHSDMMLNIAGLGNCVSNNNSSSTRDLQNQVPQKPNWQG, from the exons atgaaagctTTGCAATTTCAACAGCAACAACAGGTGGATGAGAACATGTCTAATTTAACTTCAGCTTCTGGTGACCAAGCTAGTGTCTCGTCTGGAAACAGATCAACTGAAATCGGCACCAGTAACTTTTCTCAGCAGTATTTTCCTCCACCACCGCCTCACGCAAATAGTCAAGGTGTGAAAAGGAAGAGAAACCAGCCAGGAAACCCAG ATCCAGATGCAGAAGTGATAGCTTTGTCTCCCAAGACCCTCATGGCAACAAACAGATTCATATGTGAGATCTGCAACAAAGGGTTTCAGAGGGATCAGAATCTTCAGCTCCACAGAAGAGGGCACAATTTGCCATGGAAGCTAAAGCAGAGAACAAGCAAAGAGGTGAGGAAGAAAGTATATGTGTGCCCAGAAGCCAGCTGTGTGCACCATGACCCTTCAAGAGCTCTTGGGGACTTGACTGGGATCAAGAAGCACTTTTTCAGAAAGCACGGTGAGAAGAAGTGGAAATGTGAGAAGTGCTCAAAGAAGTATGCGGTTCAATCAGATTGGAAAGCCCATTCAAAGACCTGTGGCACCAGAGAGTACAGATGTGACTGTGGAACTCTCTTCTCGAG AAGGGACAGTTTCATCACCCACAGAGCTTTCTGTGATGCTTTAGCAGAAGAGAGTGCAAGAGCCATAAACCCAACAACACTGCAAACcctctcttctcctcctcctcttcagcCTCAGCCTCAAAATCATATGAACCTCATGGGTGGTGGTCCCCACATTAATTTCAACCCCCATGGCCATGACCTCCATGCATACAGTGCATTCATGAAGAAGGAGCAAAATGATCATCAGCAAATTAGCAGCTTCAGTTCCACCAACAGTCTCTTACCACCTTGGCTTGCTTCTGGCCCACCACCCAGTGCTACCTCTATCTTCTCTGGAAATCAggatcatcatcaccatcatcatcacgaTTTCCAGCAGAACCTGGAGTTGGgtccaaaccctaaccctagcttgGGCCCCACTCTCCCTCAATTCCAGGTGCCTGGTGCTGCAGCAGCCTTGTCATCCCCACCTCACATGTCAGCCACTGCATTGCTGCAGAAGGCAGCTCAGATGGGAGCGACAATGAGCAGCAGCAGCACCTCCTCAGGCTCGGTCTCAGTGCCAGCTGGCGTCATGGCGCGGGCCCACCTGTCTGACTTCGGGGGTCAGGTGTCAGCTGCCGGCAACGGCATTGGTGGAGGAGCAGTAGGAGGTAGTGTtcatcatcaacaacaacagcagcagcaagCCAGCTCTCTTTTGCATGACATGATGAACTCTCTGTCTTCGGGTACTGGGTTTGAAGGGACCTCGTTCGAGGACGCCTTCGGTGGCATTTTGGGGAACTCGAAGAGCAAAGACGGGAGTCGGAGTGGCGGAGCTGACGAAAATGGTGTCGTTGGTGGTGGGGAAGGTTTGACCAGGGATTTCTTGGGGCTAAAAGCAATGTCGCACAGTGACATGATGCTCAATATCGCTGGTCTGGGAAACTGCGTAAGCAACAACAATAGTAGTTCGACCCGTGACTTGCAGAATCAAGTACCACAAAAACCTAATTGGCAGGGTTAG